DNA from Kryptolebias marmoratus isolate JLee-2015 linkage group LG8, ASM164957v2, whole genome shotgun sequence:
CGCATTATTTTAGTATTATGTTGTTATGATAATCTGACACTTTGCTAACATAATTAAAGGGCACCTCTGTAAtgatttatgataaaaaatgcattatttaatcctaataaaatgataaaaataattaatttagcCTCTTTGTAGTTACATTAATGGTTGCACAGATTCAGTGCTCAACAAATGTGCAGATGAATTGCTCCTTAAAccttttttcagacattttaacagTATAAATACTGACTTAACTATCTCTGAAGGTATCAGTTGGCTTCATGTTCAGTTTGAGGacttttgccattttttgaaaaaattgtcACCGGTCACACCTGAGTAAAGTGACTCCAAGGTAGgagcatccatccatcagtgGATTAGTGTTTTTACACATCCTTGTATCAGTGAAGGGGTCCCATTCATGGGAAAGATGTTTTGGTAATTCTTATCTTTCAAAACTTTTCATACTTAATTCATTAGacataaaagagagaaaattcGGAAGACTTTATGCTTGGAACAGCATTCAATAAACTGAAGCATCAGGCCTCGTTGGAGCTAAAATATGAAAGAGTTGATTTTTATCATCCACAGAGAgatcagtttaaataaatttgctgcagattattattatttgttgcaATAGTGAAGACAGACAGCAGATGAAGAAGAGATATAATGCAAGGATAAATTCTGGTAGgccagtaaaataaattaaacacactTTACTGTGGTgcttattgtttttaacatgcTACAAACATTTCCGTTTCTCTTATGTCGCTCACTGCGCTCATGcagttgatgttttatttgtcatcttACTTAATCCTCATCATTTTTCATGACCGTGTAAGTGCTTCCAAAGACTtacaacaataaacatttttttttttaaataaactttatttctgttgtgTTCGAGTCAGCTTTGCCTGGGTACAGGCGCTGAGTCAGCATGTGTTTATATGTCCctcctctgtttttcttcatgtgaGGAAACCTGACAAACTGGACAGTGAGTGAGTGTGTTGCAGTCAGACCTTCATCCAAACCTTTTAATGtggtaactttttaaaatctgctttgcaTTTAGTGACATTTGGTAGTTTGTCTGCAGCATCTTGTCGTTCCTCCATGGACCGAGGGTCTTGCTGCTTCTGTCTCTTCATGTGTTCTCAGGTTGACTCCATCAGGGCTCTGTTGGGGACGCACCATCTGTTGCAGCACGTCTTGTTGTTCATACAGAGGAAGGAAAATCCGTATAGCTCCATATGGCTGCATCTCTGAACTTGTGTCCTTCAATTTCACTGATGGCTGCTATTTCGATTTATGCATGTACGTATTTAACCATCCATCAACAagtccattcattcattcattgaaattgtttttttttttaactaaactgaCTGCAAAGACTAAAGGAAATTAGGGAATGAtttgtgtttcttgtgtttcaCATCTCTTTGTAAGTGTGTAGTGGTGGGGAGGATAAATTTGAATGAGTTTAAGTAAATTTAAgatagtattttttaaataaatcattcaatcttgttgttgttgctgataTAAACAAGtaatttttatcttatttactCATTGAAATcattgtcattttgtttcaaagtatttttgataaacttaaaaaaaaggggggggggggaacaaaatcaatcaatcaatatgACAGTCCCTTtagctgtgatttattttatttttttagtcgGGGTGCTGTCTGCAGATTTACCAGCAGATGGAGATCTTTTCGCATGTTTTTCTCAGCTGACCTCAAACCCATGTTCACAGAAGTAACCATGATTCTCTCTCATAAGCCCAGATCTTGATAGTAACTCAGCATCTGATGAACTGGATTTTCTGTCCTTGTGATCTTATTTCAGGAGAAGTGAAAGTCAGCGTGGACAGGACTGTGTGagtattcaaaacaaaaactgtgtaaCTCAGAAAGAAGTCTGTAttactggaaacaaacaaaaaaaacttaaatacacTTTAAATACACTTGGGGTTAGAAGTTTAAATTTAGGGCATCCTTGTCatattaattttagcttttcagtgtttattttaaattattctttccCAGATTGGAATGcttatacaacatacaactttaaTGACTTATACAAACAACTATTGGCTGTagaagtttgaatttattgttgattttctttattcCACACAGAGTCAAATTTATCTATACAGGCTCAGATATATACAAACATCAGTCTTTAATAACTTGTGCTGTTGGCTCTGGGATGTCTTTTAACTTGACGAGGCCAGTGCTTGTTAACTTGTTGGTGATcgtgactgactgcagctggtagtttgtctttgccagcataaaaataatctgtttgataGCACCTATCAGACTGACTAATACTCATCTGTCATCCTCAGATAAAGACACTGgttcagatgttcaggaacCACCGAGGCTCAAACCATGAAGTGGAACCTGGTGGAGCACCAGAGTCTCTGTCCACAGTGACgccagttttacatcacctTGAATTGAGAGGGTGTCGAACATCTCTGCCTCCTTTCattgttcaaaactgaagccaGAAATTTCCGCCCTACAGGTGCTGTCTGGTTGTATTTGTTGGAACTGGAGTCTCCGCATTAAAAATGTGGTTCTGAAAGTCCCTCCCACTCCTTCACACATAGTCATGGTGGGTTTTTTTAGATATCAAAAAAtgtattatatttaaatgtaaccAAATGACTTCTGGAGTAAAGTTTTATGGTCAGACAAGACAAAGATTGAGTTATTTGCCCTCAATAATAAGAAGTATGTTTAGAGGagttaaagcaggggtgtcaaactccaggcctcaagggccactgtcctggaggttttagttttattaggttttaggtaattacctcctcaccaaatcagcAGGTTCTCCAGCAGCATGCCCACaaatcatccatttaaaccaggtgttttaaagcaaaaacacatctaaaacatgcaggagagcgcccCCCTGAGGAACAGAGTCAGACACGTGTGAGTTAAGGTGAAGCTTTCAAACTCAAGAACACTGTACTAACTGTAAAGCATGGGGGTGGTTGCATCATGCTGTGATACTGGCGCATCGCACAAAGTGGATGGAACGGTAAAGGAGAACTACGTCCAAATTCTGCACTTTCACTTCcaatcagcagcagctacaTGTTTGAAACTTGACTTCTCAAAACTCCAAACTCCACCCTGTTGAGAATTTGTGCCTCTGCGACAGGAAATCAAATAACTCAGATGAACTCTCTGTCTTCTGCCAAGATGGGCGGTCAAATATACAGCTGGAATTTTGCCACAAGCTTATATGTGGCAACAGAAAGTGTGTAATGAATGTATGCATATATTTGAAACTGTATATATAATTTTGACCTGTGTGATTTAgggaaaatccacaataaattcaaacttgtacactcagttttagtttttaaaaatcaaaatcattGATCATTGTTGTATAATCGTTAAATTctaggtaaaaataaaataaaatgaaatgatccCCCCCCCCNacacacacacacacaccccactggctacttatgttttaaaaaatttgtctacttttgttcaacaaaaaaataaataaatgaaataataacaCATCATGTCACAAGAAGAGCACAAACCGTGTAAGACAATGACAACTTTATTTCACACGTGGAAGCATCAAAGGTTGGAATAATTTGTTGAATTGTGTTAATAAAAGTTTGCTTGAATCTCCGTATCACAGCCTGGaagtggtttttgtttctctcttcctGTCATGTCTGTTCCTGTTGACCTACAGCAGACTAATAAAAAAGCCAACAGGTGGTTTGGTGCTGCACCGTGACACACTTTTACAAAGCATGTgcagttaaaactgaactaatgAAAATGGACAAACAGTATTTACAAGTTATATTTACACTCGTTCCCTGAAGTCTCCAGGAGGATACCACAATTAGTTGGACCAGTCATTCTTCTGACGTCTCGAAGAAATGATCCGAATTACCTTCAttagaaagagacaaaacacaaaaaacgtCAGTTCAGTTGACGAAACTGGAAAAAAGCCCCCCTTTTTTACCccttttgtaagaaaaaaaacctcagactGGAGATAAACTGTTTGTTAGAGGAAACGTGTCTCGGAGCAGAAGCGCCTACAGTTTCTCCACCAAGGtgtgcacaaaaacagcaaaaactgcTTTTGTGCCTCTGAGAGGTTATTAATATTCAGTGAGCATGGTTCTAACCATGTTGTTTAAACATCTTGttaagaaaatgttcaaaatcattttgcttttagactcatcttcatttttctttcagtggtATTTTTCACAGATTTCGCCCATATCCACAATGGCAACTAAAAACAACTAtttatcacctgcagctgaaggcTAAGGTGgagcaatgatgtttttgcccgtgtgttcatttgtctgtaccgttagcaaaacatctcattagaaaacacaaaaaatgtccagaatttagtcagttttacagatatggtgCTAAGATCTGCTGTagctgtagctgaaagtcacagACAACACCTACTCCAAGTGATGCACATTGGACTGAATTATTGCTTAAATCTTTAGCATTTACTGTTTTGGTcgattctgtttgtctgttagtaaaatatctcttgaaccaccaGACATATtgtaatgaaagtttcagaatgtaatcatacatctgcagctgttggagtcgatccaattcaagatggctgctacagatAATCAATCTTAGCCAGtgcaaaatggctataactctctCTATATAATGATTttacggatattgagctaacatttggtgtggtagtagctgagcgtgatccccaacatatactcggAGCACTAACTGATCGTTCACGACACATACGCTGAGGGGTGACAGCTCACAATATTGAGATTACACATAACGgtaatttaaaggtttgaccaaaatggctgcaacgcCATCATTCTTTTGTAGAAGATAATCTCAGTTTCAAACTAAACGTAgagggtgatgtgcattccttcagggaaagCTATGCTAttcattttagagtttttttgtaggacattaaaagcaaaagacTGAAATAACTCAGGTCTGTTCATCACTTTGTGAagaagttaaagttttttttaaataatcctaaacacattttgcttttagatgtttcttcttctctttcattATAGAGCTCAGCAAGGTcaggagaggagaaaagagTATCTCTGCACGATCATGTCCATGTCTCTGCAGAGATGTGAAAGGAGCTTCAtctctaaaacaacaacaaaaaagaagaccagtgttttgttgttgagtaTTTCTTCCAGTGCCGCCTCGTGCACTGAAGCATCAAGGCACTTCTAAGTTGCATAACTTTCCAAAAGCATGCAAATCTGTGTGTTTAGAATAAACTGTGTGTTAGCAACAAGCTTGCACACAGCAGTCTGGTTTGCCCCTCCGTCTTTGCTCCTAGTTCTTTGTTTGCTGTGCAAAAATGCtgctgtcagacacacacacacacacacacacacacacacaaagagaagtGAGAAAAAAGGTAATGAGCGATATTTTCTTGTTTCGTTGTTTGGTTTGTGGAAAGAACAATCAGTTTGTTTTCGGTTTGTTGAAAGTGAGGATCGGTTTCCTCACTTGGCTTCTAATCTTTAATTTTGTCTCCCAAACTCTGGCTGATTCATAGAAACCATGAACCCGTCTGACGGAGGAGCTCCATCCCTGATGTCTCAGTCTGAGACTGCTGGAAACATCTTTAGTCTCCAAATGCCTTTAACTGGTTTATTTCCACCTTTAATTGGTGCAGAAATGTTGAATGTTCTCAACACCATTTTTTTCAGATCTGGGCCTTGGCTGAAAGCACTCTTACATCTCCACAAAAACCTGTTTCATCCTTTTTATGGTTTTGGCTCCTTAGTGACACCATCAGCCGTGGGATTCAATGAGCGAcagagtttctttttattttttcctctaaacTGGGCAAATGTGGACTTCCTGTTTGCCTGAAGAAACATCCCATGGTCCCTTCATGAAAACAACAGCCTCATAACAGTGGATCTAAATGTTTGTTACACAGAACCATTcagtattttactttaaatgaagAACCCAATGTGAAACTAGTCATTTGTCTGTTCTGGAAACCGCCCACCCactcagcaaaacaacaaaaagaaaaaaatcccagttCAGTCATTTTGTCAGGTTTCAAActccttttgaaaaaaaaggactgtCCAAGATGACAAAGATGGGTAAAATCGTTTTATTTAGACTTTTCCTCAgacatttaaaactcatttcaactaaaaacaaatatttcctgaaacCCCAAAGAGGCATCAGACATCTCAAGTAATCAAAAATGTCTTCCTGGGCAGAAACTGAACCCTGATTTAACACAagaattttacttttaagtCTAAGCACTGGGTTATTTGTGACAAAGTGATGTAAAAAATActcaatgttaaaaaaaaggaaagataaattttgtttttctgcttataaaagtcataaattagtttcttgGGTTAACAATTTATAAAAGGATCAACTACATCAAcgctgtttatgtttttaaagaaagtcaCGTTTGTCTCCACTGAATTATCCCTGATTAAcagtgaaatatttaatttttaatatttcatgcttttttatgttgattagCGAAGTGCTCTCTGGTCTAGAAATAGTTTTAGACACCTTTAGGGGCCTAGAACATTCTTTTAATCTCTTTTCAGAGCTCAGTTTGCTtttcaaatgtcatttttccTGTTGTTATTTTCCAGAATTTCCTacatgaaaaatatttaaaacagggGGAAAATAATGGCctgaaaaaagattaaaatgccTTTTATACAACCCTATACCTCACATCTGTTGAAAGAAGCTTCTCTTTAAACCAAACAGTAATAATGTCAGATTTGTTTCCTGTATGTTTCACAGCAAATCAACATACTGCATGCCAACAAATACAAGAGTATATTTACCCAAATGCACATAAAGGATAGAAGAATTTTGGCCAAAGCCAAAACTACATATCCTGTCAGGCTCCACTCGATGGGCAGGTGCTGGACACGGAGGAGGGGACTGGGCTGAGTTCTGTTCGGTTCACTGGACATCGTTGGCAGCTCAGTCGAGGTCACACACTCTGCATTCAGACAaaacaggtggaaaaaaaaaaattacacacgCACACTAAACACTCTTCTTGAACGAATATGAATGTGGAAatctttcttcttcctttcaAGATAAAACAATCATGAAGTTATTGATCTTTTAAGGctgattaattattttattttaacttaatGTGGAAGGTCAAACTAATTTTTAAACGTTTTGGTTTGAATAGGTGCTGCATTGGTTTGAATTCACTTGATATGAGTTGAACATAATCTTATTATCTGAACAAGaactttgtgttatttgtgtCATTGTCattgaataaaagaaacataacTAAGTTTGTAAGTGCAACACCAAGAGAGACGATAATATTAAACATGGCAGAAAATAAACTGGTTCATTcaacaaataatttcaaattcaTTCAACTGagttaaagtgaaaacaaagagTCAATTCAAAAGGTTTACGTTGGTCCAAACCATGTTCACCTCTTTGAAGCAACATACAAACTTCattctgaaagaaataaaatataaatgtagttaactttttttttttttaacaaaatactgttttaaaagttaaatttatagCTACAAAGAATGTAACCTAAACTCagtatgtttttatatatattcttcTTTAAGTTAATCAGACAAAtacatcttttcttttatttgatcgTATTAATTATGTCTAACAGCTTCATGTTTAAATCtctatttctttaaagaaaagtgGTCATTTATATGGAAGAAATGACAGGTTTTTTTGGCACATTATTTTGTGGCACAGAATATGCAGGGGGAAAAATGCAAGAATGGCGTATCATGCATCTcattctgtttcctgtcatttgATGTGGCTTCGCGCTCATCAAcgttttttagacaaaaactaACATATTTAGGTCAATCATTGTAagtctgctgcttttagtttcaaTTGATGTTAGTCACATATTTAATCCTTTATTTGACAAATATCTGAGATCTTGAGGTTATGTGACCTTTTTTGTGGTGTACATAATGAATTTAACAAATAAGCCTGaatgaagtgtgtttgtgtggggtGTGTTTACTTTTGACACACTGGATATACAAAGTCttataaacaaatgaataaattcacTTCGATAACATCtagaaaacctttttgttcCACTGGATGCTGGATGGCTTCTGTGGTTATTGCCTCATGTAACTAAATCAGGAAAGTGAAACTATTTTCTCACCCTTTGCGCTGTACAACATTTCCCAGATCTTTATCTATTGCTTATCAAATCTATTGCAGATGCAGCAGTAATAccattttaactgtattttaaacttttaaaaagtaaataaaacataactggtcactgttttctctgctctggAGCTCATTGTAGACTCTGAAGTGTCGTGTATCTTGGTAAAGATGATTAAGATGAAATTCAAAGCTTACCATGCACTGTGAGACGGACActcatctctttgtttttacccCCTACATTTGCACTGATGTCACACTTGTATGTGGCTGAATCTGCAGGCGTCGCTCTGGGCAACAGCAGGCTGTGCCTTGCTCCAAAATCTGCCTCCCGACTGAAGTTGTATCTCTGTGTGGCACCATCAGTTTTTAGTTTCCTCACGAttccttcttgtttgtttttgctgaccTGTTCGGAGTAACATCAGAAAGCTTTATAACTCACAACACAGtaggaaaaaaagttttaaatcctAATTCATGTCTTAGTGTTACTGACCTTGTACCAAGTGATGGCGAGGAAATCCAAGAGGTCTGAGTCGACACTTGAACACTGAAGTAAGACATCTTTATTGCAGCCTGATTCAACTTCTGAAGAACTCTGGGTTGTGTTAGGCACCAAAAGCAGCTGAGCACAGAGTTCAGAGAGTTGAATTGATCACTGACAGTTTAATGGagatttaatcataaaaatagtAAGTGAACTCACGCTGATGAACAGTACCGCCTGGAACATGTCTTTCACTTTATCTGGCGCTTGTGTTTACAGGAGAAAAAATGATGGTTGGTTTTCACTTTACTTGAAATTGAGGCTGTGAAACTAAAAGAGGCGGACTTAAAGACCTCACAGGAAACATGAGACCTTATTACAAAGTATGGAGAGCATCTGCAGGTGGCacagtggcgtagtggttaaagctgtcgcctcccagcaagatgCCAGCATCCCGGCCTGGGGCTTTTCTGGGTTTgcatgtttgcatgttctccctgtgtgcacctgggtttactccgggtactctggtgtTCTcccacaaacatgcatgttaggttaattgataactctaaaattgtccctaggtgtgagtgagagcgtgaacggttgtttgtctcatttgtccctATGTctccctgtgatggatttgcgacctgtccagggtgtccctcgcctcacacacagtgactgctggggacagacaccagctccctccgacccagaaaggagaagcaggtaaagaaaatggatggatggagaacaTCTGCCACCAGGTGGTGCCTGAGAAGAATGcactttactgtttttattattattatgattattgtAACTCAGATTTTCTCAATGACATGTTTAGTTTAAATCACCCCATAAGAGCAAAATCAGctgtagaattttttttttttttttaaataacaagtGAAAGTTTACattctcctcttctttcttttttttcaaatgaggACTAGTTACTCATCACAGACTCTGCTTGTTGGAGTCTGACTGGAAATATTTTGACATCCTGTTGCTTCAGGTCTGAattatttttgatgaaaaacaattttttcgGTGggtttcagaaaacaaaagtgacaacAAAGACATTGCCTTCACCCCACTGCCTCcttctcactcactcactcactcactcactcactcactcactcactcactcactcactcactcactcactcactcactcactcactcactcactcactcactcactcactcactcactcactcactcactcactcactcactcactcactcactcactcactcactcacaaaCTTTAATCTTCTTATCCAATGAAACCTAACTTCAACTACTACCAGTTTGTGCCTAACCCTACACTCAGTGCACACTTTggccctaaacctaacccctaaaaGTGTGTTTGTACTATATTAAGACCAGACTTTGGTCTGCATAAGGACTACTGGTGCTGACAAGATAGGCAATTATACCAGAAGAAGTCCTAAAGAggtaacaaaagaaaattattaacACGTATGTCAAAGGTAAAAGctataagaccgtctccaagcagctggatgttcctccgactacagctgcacagattattcagaagtttaagaTCCACAGGACAGGAGACAGCCGCTTTGGATGTGGCCGAAAGGGTAAAATGTAATGACAAATTGAAGATTGAAGATAACACAAACAGTAtccaaagagcccagaacaacttacaaagagattagaggtgaactccaaggtcaaggtacatCATTGTCAGATTACTTGTCTATCGCTGTTTGAACcaagtggacttaatggaagacgaCTGAAGAGCACACCACTCTTAAaagcaaatcataaaaaagtgaaactgaaaCTTGCCAAAATGGCAGCACAGCGGAGCAGTGGTTGgaactgttgcctcacagtaaaaaggtcacaggtttgcctcccagctggggtctttctgtgagGAGTTTTTGCATATCTTCTCCCTGTGCAGGCGTGGGTTTTCCCCCAgcactccagtttcctcccacaaaccaaaaacacccATGTTATTTGGCAACTCTACATATTCCAGTAGGTGTCAGGcagagtgtgaatagttgtttgtctggtttgtctctatgtggctctgTCATGGACTTGtaatctgtccagggtgtcccccgtctctgacagtgactgctggagatgcaCACCAGCTTCTCTCTTTAACAAAAAGATACCAATTTATCTGCACCCGTAACTCCCTGTATCTATATCAGTGGAtgtgagaagagaaaaacaaaacaaaaacagaatgcagttgTATAATATGAGTAATGGGTGAATGAAAACACACTATAAAGTGCTTTATATAGGAAAGTGTCACTTTAAGTGGGAGCATTGATCATTATAGCTCAACTATAAGAGGCTTACATTAgatttgagtaaaataaataaaaacattataccAACATAagtttacaacatttttacacCATCAATAAAACCATCAGAGTGGCTACTAAATTGAGAAAAAACTGCATCTCTATTTTTCACCCAGAGGGTAGCATGTGAAATGTTTAGAACATGAAAGAGATTTTGAGTGGGTAAGTGAGATGGCTTCCTTTTTACAGGAGGCTCAcatcaatcacacacacacacacacacacacacacacaagctcttATGATTCTGGCTCATCCTGTTGTTTTTACCACAGGGAACTGACCATTGTCTTTCCTCAAGCATATTATTTGTATGTGTCGCTCTTGTTGACAAAGGAGGGCGATATATGGTTATTAATAGCAGAGTGACTTTATGGAAAAGGGAAGAGTGAGGTCTTTGGATTCCCCCCTCTGAATGAAACAATGCCTCATTCAGCAGCAACTGGCACTGCAGGAGCAGAGGCacagaaatgtaaagattttacAGCAGAATATTTGTGGAAATTAAGACTTTTTTGGGCCTTTTCCCACTGGACACCATGTACTGTAACTGCAGCTGCGAGGAGTTTTAGCTCTGTGACCCAGAGTAAACTCAAAGTGAAACATAATATCAAATGATACTCTACATTCCTGATTTATCACTCAGTTACAGATGTGCTGATTTGTTAAAACACCATAATCAAACACATGACAGATTTTAAGTTCATGCAAACTAcgtgtaagaaaaaaaagaaagggtcATGAAGTTCAGGGGCAAAGACTTTGCAGGCTGTTCGGACCAGTCAAAGTTGGGATTCCCTAAGAGTTTAATTGTTGGCGTT
Protein-coding regions in this window:
- the LOC119617254 gene encoding uncharacterized protein LOC119617254 → MFQAVLFISLLLVPNTTQSSSEVESGCNKDVLLQCSSVDSDLLDFLAITWYKVSKNKQEGIVRKLKTDGATQRYNFSREADFGARHSLLLPRATPADSATYKCDISANVGGKNKEMSVRLTVHECVTSTELPTMSSEPNRTQPSPLLRVQHLPIEWSLTGYVVLALAKILLSFMCIWVIRIISSRRQKNDWSN